In a genomic window of Onychostoma macrolepis isolate SWU-2019 chromosome 08, ASM1243209v1, whole genome shotgun sequence:
- the LOC131545204 gene encoding macrophage-expressed gene 1 protein-like — protein MESRTLCLLMLYCCINICNLYPLIHPSNGLNECHKNSSLPALEVLPGGGWDNLRNIDMGRVMNLSYSQCQTTEDGVYLIPDEIFVIPQKVSGVETNSEIIMSWMEQTSSTSSSINADVSFLLVLNGKFSKENQRIKTHQVKESSATARVQVRNHLYTVKAYPDFPFDMRFAQQAEEIADAIKNNQTRLATYLSEKLILDYGTHVITSVDAGATLVQEEYLKMSFVTKNQLQLSSVSSSAGLSFFEKLKFDFGGNVLQKNSQISGYQGNITYSLIQSQGGALFYPGITLQKWQESTLNNLVAIDRSGLPIHYFLNPSTFPDLPVPVVNKLALLVSQAAEQYYKVNSIPGCVNPDSKNFNFQANVDDASCEGPVTNLIFGGIYQRCTALTSDGNAICDETAQTNPATGVYSCPLQYITTLLRSETVERGYTRYECQKNCRSCGFLWMSTCCDQKCANVYYVHRANVDTYWCSSTQKNSLNSGYLFGGLHGPSLQNPFTKSYSCPPNFFVQKFLSSGLVVCLSNDYVTATKSSVPFGGFFSCQSGNPLSNGQSRCPPQFSQHLAAVSDGCQILYCVQSGVFSGGQLKPVHLPPFTSPPVIGMTATNSVAVMTEGNVSWVRVGQTRTWQLANPVEINQMFGRSGGEKAGVTYSLIALIALVVSVV, from the exons ATGGAGTCAAGAACGTTGTGTCTGCTGATGCTCTACTGCTGTATCAACATCTGCAACCTTTATCCACTCATTCATCCCAGTAATGGACTCAATGAGTGTCATAAAAACTCATCTTTACCAGCGCTGGAGGTTCTACCAGGAGGAGGCTGGGATAACCTGCGCAACATAGACATGGGCCGGGTGATGAATCTGAGTTATTCTCAGTGTCAGACCACAGAAGACGGTGTCTATCTCATTCCAGATGAAATCTTTGTCATTCCACAGAAAGTGAGCGGAGTGGAAACAAACTCTGAGATCATCATGTCATGGATGGAACAGACAAGCTCCACTTCAAGCTCTATTAATGCAGATGTGTCCTTTCTTCTGGTGCTCAATGGGAAATTCTCCAAAGAAAATCAGCGTATTAAAACTCACCAAGTGAAGGAGAGTTCTGCAACAGCACGAGTTCAA gTCCGTAACCATCTATATACAGTAAAGGCATATCCCGACTTCCCTTTTGACATGCGCTTTGCTCAACAGGCAGAGGAAATCGCAGATGCTATTAAGAACAATCAAACACGTCTAGCAACATATCTGTCAGAGAAACTCATACTTGATTATGGTACCCATGTCATCACAAGTGTTGATGCTGGTGCCACTTTGGTGCAAGAggagtatttaaaaatgtcttttgtcACAAAGAATCAGTTACAATTGTCTTCTGTATCTTCATCAGCAGGTCTTTCCTTCTTTGAAAAACTTAAATTTGATTTTGGCggtaatgttttgcaaaaaaactCTCAAATCAGTGGTTATCAGGGTAACATCACATATTCCTTAATTCAGAGCCAAGGAGGGGCTTTATTCTACCCAGGCATCACTCTGCAGAAGTGGCAAGAGAGTACGCTCAATAATCTGGTGGCTATTGACCGCTCCGGGCTGCCGATTCACTATTTTCTGAATCCATCAACATTCCCAGACCTCCCAGTACCAGTTGTAAATAAATTAGCTTTGTTAGTTTCTCAGGCTGCAGAGCAATATTATAAAGTAAATTCCATTCCTGGTTGTGTAAATccagattccaaaaatttcaACTTTCAGGCAAATGTAGATGATGCATCTTGTGAGGGTCCAGTCACCAATCTTATCTTTGGAGGCATTTACCAACGATGCACTGCATTAACATCAGATGGAAATGCTATCTGTGATGAAACAGCACAAACAAACCCAGCTACTGGTGTTTATTCTTGTCCTTTACAGTACATCACCACCCTGTTACGCTCTGAGACAGTAGAAAGAGGTTATACTCGTTATGAGTGCCAAAAAAACTGTCGTTCATGTGGTTTCTTATGGATGTCTACTTGTTGTGACCAAAAATGTGCCAATGTTTACTATGTCCATCGTGCAAACGTGGACACTTACTGGTGTTCCTCAACTCAGAAAAACTCTTTAAACTCTGGATACCTCTTTGGAGGGCTACATGGACCATCTTTGCAAAATCCATTTACCAAATCTTATAGCTGTCCTCCAAATTTCTTTGTCCAAAAATTTTTGTCTAGTGGTTTGGTGGTTTGTCTGAGCAATGATTATGTCACAGCAACAAAATCCTCTGTGCCTTTTGGTGGTTTCTTCAGCTGCCAATCTGGCAACCCTCTCTCAAATGGTCAATCTCGCTGTCCACCTCAGTTCAGCCAACATCTTGCTGCTGTTAGTGATGGCTGTCAGATACTGTACTGTGTCCAGTCCGGTGTATTCAGTGGTGGTCAGTTGAAACCTGTCCACCTCCCACCATTCACAAGCCCACCGGTGATTGGCATGACTGCCACCAACTCTGTAGCTGTAATGACAGAAGGTAATGTTTCCTGGGTGAGAGTTGGACAAACAAGGACATGGCAACTGGCAAATCCTGTtgaaattaatcaaatgtttGGGAGGTCTGGAGGAGAAAAGGCTGGTGTAACCTATAGTCTGATAGCTTTAATTGCTCTTGTGGTATCAGTTGTTTAA